From one Streptomyces mobaraensis genomic stretch:
- a CDS encoding AMP-binding protein: MELMPSAHVDTFSRDSLPPPDQWPDLTSGPDVPRYPDRLNCGAELLDATAARLGPDRPALRDKAGSVWSYGELRERADRFAHTLTTDLGVVPGNRVLLRGPTTPLLAACWLAVMKAGAVAVTVPDAQRARELADICRIARIRHALCDARSTGELAKAAVPGLRTTPFGGGSPGDLLRLSAKKPPSYAAVATSADDVALIAFTSGTTGPPKGCLHFHRDVLVIADTFSARVLRPRPDDVFGGSPPLGFTFGLGGLLVFPLRAGASTVLAGWSGAGQLLADVQRQRVSVLFTAPTAYRAMLDRIGSYDTSSLRRCVSAGEHLPAALWHAWRAATGLALINGIGATEMLHIFLAADGETSRPGTTGRPVPGFETRIVDDAGRPLPDGSPGLLAVRGPVGCRYLADERQTTYVRNGWNITGDRYVRDPDGCHTFLGRADDMIVSGGHNVAGPEVEEALLRHPDVLEAAVTGRPDERRGEVVVAHVVLRDGVPRTGHTADDLREFTKKEIAPYKCPREIVFLDALPRTPTGKLQRFRLRSGALQFPRD; encoded by the coding sequence ATGGAGCTCATGCCGTCGGCCCACGTCGACACCTTCTCCCGCGACAGCCTCCCGCCACCCGACCAGTGGCCGGACCTGACGTCCGGGCCGGACGTCCCGCGCTACCCGGACCGGCTCAACTGCGGCGCCGAGCTGCTGGACGCGACCGCGGCGCGGCTGGGTCCCGACCGGCCGGCGCTGCGGGACAAGGCCGGGAGCGTCTGGTCGTACGGCGAACTGCGCGAGCGTGCCGACCGGTTCGCGCACACGCTCACCACCGACCTGGGCGTCGTCCCCGGCAACCGCGTGCTGCTGCGCGGCCCCACCACCCCGCTCCTCGCCGCCTGCTGGCTGGCGGTGATGAAGGCGGGGGCGGTCGCCGTGACCGTGCCCGACGCCCAACGTGCCCGTGAACTCGCCGACATCTGCCGCATCGCGCGCATACGGCACGCGCTGTGCGACGCGCGCTCCACCGGTGAACTGGCCAAGGCCGCCGTGCCCGGGCTGCGGACGACGCCGTTCGGCGGCGGCTCGCCGGGCGACCTGCTGCGGCTGTCGGCAAAGAAACCACCATCGTACGCCGCGGTGGCGACCTCGGCGGACGACGTCGCGCTGATCGCGTTCACCTCGGGGACCACCGGACCGCCCAAGGGCTGCCTGCACTTCCACCGGGACGTCCTGGTGATCGCCGACACCTTCTCGGCGCGGGTGCTGCGCCCCCGGCCCGACGACGTCTTCGGCGGCAGCCCGCCGCTCGGCTTCACCTTCGGTCTCGGCGGGCTGCTCGTCTTCCCGCTGCGGGCCGGCGCCTCGACCGTCCTCGCCGGCTGGTCGGGCGCCGGGCAGTTGCTCGCGGACGTCCAACGGCAGCGGGTGTCCGTGCTGTTCACGGCCCCTACGGCGTACCGGGCGATGCTCGACAGGATCGGTTCGTACGACACGTCCTCCCTCCGCAGATGCGTCTCCGCGGGCGAGCACCTGCCCGCCGCGCTCTGGCACGCCTGGCGGGCGGCCACCGGGCTGGCGCTGATCAACGGGATCGGTGCCACGGAGATGCTGCACATCTTCCTCGCCGCCGACGGCGAGACGTCCCGCCCGGGCACGACCGGACGCCCGGTGCCGGGGTTCGAGACGCGGATCGTCGACGACGCCGGCCGGCCGCTGCCGGACGGCTCGCCCGGCCTGCTGGCGGTGCGCGGCCCGGTCGGCTGCCGCTACCTCGCGGACGAGCGGCAGACGACGTACGTCCGGAACGGCTGGAACATCACCGGCGACCGTTACGTCCGGGACCCCGACGGCTGCCACACCTTCCTCGGTCGCGCCGACGACATGATCGTCTCGGGCGGGCACAACGTCGCGGGCCCCGAGGTCGAGGAGGCGCTGCTCCGCCACCCCGACGTGCTGGAGGCGGCCGTCACCGGGCGGCCGGACGAGCGGCGCGGCGAGGTCGTCGTCGCCCACGTGGTGCTCCGGGACGGCGTGCCGCGCACCGGGCACACCGCCGACGACCTGCGGGAGTTCACCAAAAAGGAGATCGCCCCCTACAAGTGCCCTCGCGAGATCGTGTTCCTCGACGCGCTGCCGCGCACGCCTACCGGCAAACTCCAGCGGTTCCGGCTGCGTTCGGGCGCTTTACAGTTTCCCCGTGACTGA
- a CDS encoding cupin domain-containing protein: MNNTEPVNLTKALASFDDVYSPRIVARMNDYDIRVAHTQGEHIWHVHEDTDEFFLVLDGRFDLALRDPDGTERAVRLHKGDTFVVPKGTEHKPSSPGASILMFEPTGTPTTGDRHEGEIPDHVDSTTGHEL, encoded by the coding sequence ATGAACAACACCGAGCCCGTCAACCTCACCAAGGCTCTCGCCTCCTTCGACGACGTCTACAGCCCGCGCATCGTCGCCCGCATGAACGACTACGACATCCGCGTTGCCCACACCCAGGGCGAGCACATCTGGCACGTACACGAGGACACCGACGAGTTCTTCCTCGTCCTGGACGGCCGCTTCGACCTCGCCCTCCGCGACCCCGACGGCACGGAACGCGCTGTGCGGCTCCACAAGGGCGACACCTTCGTGGTCCCCAAGGGCACCGAACACAAGCCGTCCTCCCCGGGCGCCTCCATCCTCATGTTCGAACCCACGGGCACCCCGACGACGGGCGACCGCCACGAGGGCGAGATCCCGGACCACGTGGACAGCACGACGGGCCACGAGCTGTAG
- a CDS encoding RidA family protein, whose protein sequence is MSAEREKGDPAHLARLNPPELSPPRGFSHAVTAEGGRLVFLAGQTGLDGTGRVVPGGLPAQFERALTNLLTALTAAGGTPADLARVTVYTTDVAAYRACAGELGRVWRRLAGRDYPAMAVIGAVRLWDGEALVELDGVAVLP, encoded by the coding sequence GTGAGCGCGGAACGAGAAAAGGGCGATCCGGCACACCTGGCCCGTCTCAACCCTCCGGAACTGTCCCCGCCCCGAGGCTTCTCCCACGCGGTGACGGCGGAGGGCGGGCGCCTGGTCTTCCTGGCGGGCCAGACGGGCCTGGACGGCACGGGCCGGGTGGTCCCGGGCGGCCTGCCCGCGCAGTTCGAGCGCGCGCTGACCAACCTCCTCACGGCCCTCACGGCCGCCGGCGGTACCCCGGCCGACCTCGCCCGCGTCACGGTCTACACGACGGACGTCGCGGCGTACCGCGCGTGCGCCGGGGAGCTGGGCCGCGTCTGGCGGCGGCTGGCGGGGCGGGACTACCCGGCGATGGCGGTGATCGGCGCGGTGCGGCTGTGGGACGGGGAGGCACTGGTGGAACTGGACGGGGTGGCGGTGCTGCCGTGA
- a CDS encoding DM13 domain-containing protein has translation MARDDGRRTVVHVQVRRWWRRPFAAGALGVAVLAAGVAAYWFQPWKLWQNETVHEAAPTAATRTLATGTLISHEHTTSGTVRVLRLPDGSRTLRLEGLDTSNGPDVKVLLSDAPVKPGRAGWHVFDDGAHVSLGSLKGNKGDQNYALPRDLDLDRYTSVSIWCDRFDVSFGASALMKA, from the coding sequence ATGGCGCGAGACGACGGGAGACGGACAGTGGTGCACGTACAGGTACGACGGTGGTGGCGGCGGCCGTTCGCCGCCGGGGCGCTGGGCGTCGCGGTCCTGGCGGCCGGAGTGGCGGCCTACTGGTTCCAGCCGTGGAAGCTGTGGCAGAACGAGACGGTCCACGAGGCGGCGCCCACCGCCGCCACCCGCACCCTGGCCACGGGCACCCTCATCAGCCACGAACACACCACCTCCGGCACCGTCCGCGTCCTCCGCCTCCCGGACGGCAGCCGCACCCTCCGCCTGGAGGGCCTCGACACGAGCAACGGCCCGGACGTGAAGGTCCTCCTCAGCGACGCACCGGTGAAACCGGGCCGTGCCGGCTGGCACGTCTTCGACGACGGCGCCCACGTCAGTCTCGGCTCCCTGAAAGGCAACAAGGGCGACCAGAACTACGCCCTCCCACGGGACCTGGACCTCGACCGCTACACCAGCGTCAGCATCTGGTGCGACCGCTTTGACGTCTCCTTCGGAGCGAGCGCCCTCATGAAGGCGTGA
- a CDS encoding acyl-CoA dehydrogenase family protein has protein sequence MSSPSFRSSPQGATEERPPGRAPLVSPASLTPEQRAWTATLRTLAARRLRPLAAAGEPGRVNRPLVAALGEHGLLARVFPADGVVRAVDLCLLREALGQECTEAETALALQGLGAHPIAASGTEAQRARWLPEVVAGRAVAAFALSEPEAGSDAAALRLRAEPAGPSESSGWTLHGEKQWISNAPEADFYTVFARTRPDAGAHGVTAFLVPADRPGLGGRPLNLIAPHPVGLLTFDGVPVGPDDVLGEVDGGFGVALRTLDLFRPSVGAFAVGMSRAALRSALAHAAERHAFGGPLKDLQAVSHQLADMATRTEAAALLVHAAATAYDAGEPGVAGRSAMAKLYATETAQYVIDAALQIHGARGLEQGHLLEHLYREVRATRIYEGATEVQRTIIARELYR, from the coding sequence ATGTCATCCCCGTCATTCCGGTCATCCCCACAAGGCGCCACCGAAGAACGCCCGCCGGGCCGCGCCCCGCTCGTCTCGCCGGCCTCGCTCACGCCCGAACAGCGCGCCTGGACGGCCACGTTACGCACCCTGGCCGCCCGCCGGCTGCGCCCGCTCGCCGCGGCGGGCGAACCCGGGCGCGTCAACCGCCCGCTGGTGGCCGCCCTCGGTGAACACGGCCTGCTGGCCCGGGTCTTCCCCGCCGACGGTGTGGTCCGCGCCGTCGACCTCTGTCTGCTGCGCGAGGCGCTCGGCCAGGAGTGCACCGAGGCGGAGACCGCCCTCGCCCTCCAAGGTCTGGGCGCGCACCCGATCGCCGCGTCCGGCACGGAGGCACAACGCGCCCGCTGGCTGCCGGAGGTCGTCGCCGGACGGGCCGTCGCCGCCTTCGCGCTCAGCGAGCCGGAGGCGGGCTCCGACGCCGCCGCCCTGCGGCTGCGCGCCGAACCCGCCGGACCGTCGGAGTCCTCCGGCTGGACGCTGCACGGCGAGAAGCAGTGGATCTCCAACGCCCCGGAGGCCGACTTCTACACCGTCTTCGCCCGGACCCGCCCGGACGCGGGGGCGCACGGCGTCACGGCGTTCCTGGTCCCGGCCGACCGGCCGGGCCTCGGCGGCCGGCCACTGAACCTGATCGCCCCGCACCCCGTCGGGCTGCTCACCTTCGACGGCGTCCCCGTCGGCCCCGACGACGTCCTCGGCGAGGTGGACGGCGGCTTCGGCGTCGCCCTGCGCACCCTCGACCTCTTCCGCCCGAGCGTCGGCGCGTTCGCCGTCGGGATGTCCCGCGCCGCCCTGCGGTCCGCGCTCGCCCACGCCGCCGAACGCCACGCGTTCGGCGGCCCGTTGAAGGATCTCCAGGCCGTCTCCCACCAGCTCGCCGACATGGCCACCCGCACCGAGGCCGCGGCCCTCCTCGTCCACGCCGCCGCCACCGCCTACGACGCCGGCGAACCGGGCGTCGCCGGCCGCTCGGCCATGGCCAAGCTCTACGCCACCGAGACCGCCCAGTACGTCATCGACGCCGCCCTGCAGATCCACGGCGCCCGCGGCCTGGAACAGGGGCACCTCCTGGAACACCTGTACAGGGAGGTCCGGGCGACGCGCATCTACGAGGGCGCCACGGAGGTGCAGCGCACGATCATCGCGAGGGAGCTGTACAGGTGA
- a CDS encoding PaaX family transcriptional regulator: MTDHQPSPTPRSLIVSFYGAYGRGAAGRPAGPLPVAALIRLLGAVGVDAPSVRSAVSRLKRRGLLTSGRTADGAAGYGLSDAARQLLDDGDRRILGRPAARPGHGWLLAVFSVPEEERHKRHLLRSRLSRLGFGTAAPGVWIAPAHVHEETRHTLDRLGLAPYVDLFRGRHLGFEPTAEAVARWWDLDALAQRHHAFLEVHEPVLRRWARRRPTPPEEAYRDYLLALDSWRRLPYADPGLPAAVLPAGWPGVRSARVFTALHRRLRDTGGEFVAGVLKGGG, encoded by the coding sequence GTGACTGACCACCAGCCGTCCCCCACCCCCCGCTCGCTGATCGTCTCCTTCTACGGTGCGTACGGCCGCGGGGCCGCCGGGCGACCGGCCGGCCCGCTGCCGGTCGCGGCGCTGATCCGGCTGCTCGGCGCGGTGGGCGTGGACGCGCCCTCGGTACGGTCGGCGGTCTCCCGGCTGAAGCGGCGCGGCCTGCTGACCTCCGGCCGGACGGCGGACGGCGCGGCGGGCTACGGACTCTCCGACGCGGCCCGGCAGTTGCTCGACGACGGCGACCGCCGGATCCTCGGCCGGCCCGCCGCCCGCCCCGGCCACGGCTGGCTGCTGGCGGTCTTCTCCGTGCCGGAGGAGGAGCGGCACAAGCGGCACCTGCTGCGCTCGCGGCTGTCCCGGCTGGGCTTCGGAACGGCGGCGCCCGGCGTCTGGATCGCCCCCGCCCATGTGCATGAGGAGACCCGGCACACGCTCGACCGGCTGGGCCTGGCCCCGTACGTCGACCTGTTCCGCGGCCGGCACCTCGGCTTCGAACCGACGGCGGAGGCGGTGGCCCGCTGGTGGGACCTGGACGCGCTGGCCCAACGGCACCACGCGTTCCTGGAGGTGCACGAGCCGGTGCTGCGCCGCTGGGCGCGGCGGCGCCCGACGCCGCCCGAGGAGGCGTACCGGGACTACCTGCTGGCCCTCGACTCCTGGCGCCGCCTGCCGTACGCCGACCCGGGCCTGCCGGCGGCCGTGCTGCCGGCGGGGTGGCCGGGCGTCCGGTCGGCGCGGGTGTTCACGGCGCTGCATCGGAGACTGCGGGATACGGGTGGGGAGTTCGTGGCGGGGGTACTGAAGGGGGGAGGGTGA
- a CDS encoding protein-glutamine gamma-glutamyltransferase, which produces MSQRGRTLVFAALGAVMCTTALMPSAGAATGSGSGSGTGEEKRSYAETHRLTADDVDDINALNESAPAASSAGPSFRAPDSDERVTPPAEPLDRMPDPYRPSYGRAETIVNNYIRKWQQVYSHRDGRKQQMTEEQREWLSYGCVGVTWVNSGQYPTNRLAFAFFDEDKYKNELKNGRPRSGETRAEFEGRVAKDSFDEAKGFQRARDVASVMNKALENAHDEGAYLDNLKKELANGNDALRNEDARSPFYSALRNTPSFKDRNGGNHDPSKMKAVIYSKHFWSGQDRSGSSDKRKYGDPEAFRPDRGTGLVDMSRDRNIPRSPTSPGESFVNFDYGWFGAQTEADADKTVWTHGNHYHAPNGSLGAMHVYESKFRNWSDGYSDFDRGAYVVTFVPKSWNTAPDKVTQGWP; this is translated from the coding sequence ATGTCCCAACGCGGGAGAACTCTCGTCTTCGCCGCTCTCGGTGCGGTCATGTGCACCACCGCGTTAATGCCGTCCGCAGGCGCGGCCACCGGCAGTGGCAGTGGCAGCGGCACCGGGGAAGAGAAGAGGTCCTACGCCGAAACGCACCGCCTGACGGCGGATGACGTCGACGACATCAACGCGCTGAACGAAAGCGCTCCGGCCGCTTCGAGCGCCGGTCCGTCCTTCCGGGCCCCCGACTCCGACGAGCGGGTGACTCCTCCCGCCGAGCCGCTCGACCGGATGCCCGACCCGTACCGGCCCTCGTACGGCAGGGCCGAGACGATCGTCAACAACTACATACGCAAGTGGCAGCAGGTCTACAGCCACCGCGACGGCAGGAAACAGCAGATGACCGAGGAACAGCGGGAGTGGCTGTCCTACGGTTGCGTCGGTGTCACCTGGGTCAACTCGGGCCAGTATCCGACGAACAGGCTGGCTTTCGCGTTCTTCGACGAGGACAAGTACAAGAACGAGCTGAAGAACGGCAGGCCCCGGTCCGGCGAAACGCGGGCGGAGTTCGAGGGGCGCGTCGCCAAGGACAGCTTCGACGAGGCGAAGGGGTTCCAGCGGGCGCGTGACGTGGCGTCCGTCATGAACAAGGCCCTGGAGAACGCCCACGACGAGGGGGCGTACCTCGACAACCTCAAGAAGGAGCTGGCGAACGGCAACGACGCCCTGCGGAACGAGGATGCCCGCTCGCCCTTCTACTCGGCGCTGCGGAACACGCCGTCCTTCAAGGACCGCAACGGCGGCAATCACGACCCGTCCAAGATGAAGGCCGTCATCTACTCGAAGCACTTCTGGAGCGGCCAGGACCGGTCGGGCTCCTCCGACAAGAGGAAGTACGGCGACCCGGAGGCCTTCCGCCCCGACCGCGGCACCGGCCTGGTCGACATGTCGAGGGACAGGAACATTCCGCGCAGCCCCACCAGCCCCGGCGAGAGTTTCGTCAATTTCGACTACGGCTGGTTCGGAGCGCAGACGGAAGCGGACGCCGACAAGACCGTATGGACCCACGGCAACCACTACCACGCGCCCAATGGCAGCCTGGGTGCCATGCACGTGTACGAGAGCAAGTTCCGCAACTGGTCCGACGGTTACTCGGACTTCGACCGCGGAGCCTACGTGGTCACGTTCGTCCCCAAGAGCTGGAACACCGCCCCCGACAAGGTGACACAGGGCTGGCCGTGA
- a CDS encoding helix-turn-helix domain-containing protein, translating into MTDAYLARIGKLIRDARQHRGWTQSQLADALGTSQSAVNRIERGNQNISLDMIARIGEALDSEIVSLGYAGPMHLRVVGGRRLSGAIDVKTSKNACVALLCATLLNAGRTTLRRVARIEEVYRILEVLGSIGVRARWINDGNDLEIIPPADLDLDAMDREAARRTRSVIMFLGPLLHRMDQFGIPYAGGCDLGTRTVQPHMTALRHFGLEITATDGTYHAKVDRSVSPTRAIVLTERGDTVTENALLAAARHDGVTVIRNASSNYMVQDLCFFLEELGVKVEGIGTTTLTVHGVTHIDRDVDYAPSEDPVEAMSLLAAAVITESELTIRRVPIEFMEIELAVLEEMGLDHERSPEYRANNGRTRLLDLTVRPSKLRAPIDKIHPMPFPGLNIDNVPFFAAIAAFAQGQTLIHDWVYDNRAIYLTDLNRLGADVKLLDPHRVLVEGPTRWRSAEMMCPPALRPAVVVLLAMMAAEGTSVLRNVYVINRGYEDLADRLNSIGAQIEIFRDI; encoded by the coding sequence ATGACAGACGCTTACCTCGCCCGCATCGGCAAGCTCATCCGTGACGCCCGGCAGCACCGAGGCTGGACCCAGTCACAGCTCGCCGACGCACTCGGCACCAGCCAGAGCGCGGTCAACCGCATCGAGCGGGGAAATCAGAACATCAGTCTTGATATGATCGCTCGTATCGGTGAAGCGCTGGACAGTGAGATCGTCTCCCTGGGCTATGCCGGCCCCATGCACCTGAGGGTGGTCGGCGGGCGCCGGCTGTCCGGTGCGATCGACGTCAAGACCAGCAAGAACGCCTGCGTCGCCCTGCTCTGCGCGACCCTTCTGAACGCCGGCCGCACCACCCTCCGGCGGGTGGCCCGGATCGAGGAGGTCTACCGGATCCTGGAGGTGCTGGGCAGCATCGGCGTCCGCGCCCGCTGGATCAACGACGGCAACGACCTGGAGATCATTCCCCCGGCCGACCTCGACCTGGACGCGATGGACCGCGAGGCCGCCCGGCGCACCCGCAGCGTCATCATGTTCCTCGGCCCGCTGCTGCACCGCATGGACCAGTTCGGCATCCCGTACGCCGGCGGCTGCGACCTGGGCACCCGCACCGTCCAGCCGCATATGACGGCCCTGCGCCACTTCGGCCTGGAGATCACCGCCACCGACGGCACGTACCACGCGAAGGTCGACCGCAGCGTCTCCCCCACCCGCGCCATCGTCCTGACCGAGCGCGGCGACACCGTCACCGAGAACGCCCTGCTGGCCGCCGCCCGGCACGACGGCGTCACCGTCATCCGCAACGCCAGCTCCAACTACATGGTCCAGGACCTCTGCTTCTTCCTGGAGGAGCTGGGCGTCAAGGTCGAGGGCATCGGCACCACGACCCTCACCGTCCACGGCGTGACCCACATCGACCGCGACGTCGACTACGCGCCGTCGGAGGACCCGGTGGAGGCGATGAGCCTGCTGGCCGCGGCCGTGATCACGGAGTCGGAGCTGACGATCCGCCGGGTGCCCATCGAGTTCATGGAGATCGAACTGGCCGTCCTGGAAGAGATGGGCCTCGACCACGAGCGCAGCCCCGAGTACCGCGCCAACAACGGCCGCACCCGCCTCCTGGACCTCACCGTCCGCCCCTCCAAGCTCCGGGCCCCCATCGACAAGATCCACCCGATGCCGTTCCCCGGCCTCAACATCGACAACGTCCCCTTCTTCGCCGCCATCGCCGCCTTCGCCCAGGGCCAGACCCTCATCCACGACTGGGTCTACGACAACCGCGCCATCTACCTCACCGACCTCAACCGCCTCGGCGCCGACGTCAAACTCCTCGACCCCCACCGCGTCCTCGTCGAGGGCCCCACCCGCTGGCGCTCCGCCGAAATGATGTGCCCGCCGGCGCTCCGCCCCGCGGTCGTCGTCCTCCTGGCGATGATGGCGGCGGAGGGCACGTCCGTACTGCGCAACGTGTACGTGATCAACCGGGGTTACGAGGACCTGGCGGACCGGCTGAACTCGATCGGCGCCCAGATCGAGATCTTCCGGGACATCTGA